From Prevotella melaninogenica, the proteins below share one genomic window:
- a CDS encoding DUF6984 family protein — protein MEYKRKIFPEEVALIAFLASKAQFQLESNWENKFIAYPLTKEKIGSIGLFKNNQKYTRRQSRVLSCCKFHDVDNVEVAVYLLIDSNDTLYELDFWKVDDSEICHIPSVDSMEDIPQI, from the coding sequence ATGGAATATAAAAGAAAAATTTTTCCTGAGGAAGTAGCTCTTATTGCCTTTCTAGCGTCCAAAGCTCAATTCCAATTAGAAAGTAATTGGGAAAATAAATTTATCGCTTATCCTCTCACAAAAGAGAAAATAGGCAGTATTGGGCTTTTTAAAAATAACCAGAAATATACTCGAAGACAAAGTAGAGTTCTTTCATGTTGCAAGTTTCATGATGTTGATAATGTTGAAGTAGCGGTTTATCTTTTAATAGATTCTAATGATACGCTCTATGAATTAGATTTTTGGAAGGTAGATGATTCAGAAATTTGCCATATTCCTTCCGTAGACTCTATGGAGGATATCCCGCAGATATAA
- a CDS encoding RHS repeat domain-containing protein, with amino-acid sequence MGHEMLNEFNLINMNGRVYDPVLGRFLNPDKYVQEGDNSQNYNSYSYCLNNPLKYADSSGDVFVLDDFIAITAMGAMMGAMNAAMSDKPIWRGALLGGLSAAATYGIGSIFNGVGTFGHELLRAGAHGLSSGVFNALNGDNFWNGLISGAASSGIGSYAQSINLNSGLMVASTTAMGGIVAWATGGDFLQGAMQGMTIGLFNHAMHNENINGENDYSEYSDYLSGGPKKRVVKLKEVVVLGKNNAPHEKPLELVYPEFYILFSGKAIANGVAGMIKSGLGLFHKFSKLQNRTVQFGNNPNQVHHTFRHVDDMGLNRNMVRSSVINDLKRISNIPVGKPVNRIINVSGDKLQYTVFKRLENGEYIYNIGRIHGI; translated from the coding sequence ATGGGGCATGAGATGCTGAATGAGTTCAACCTCATCAATATGAATGGCCGTGTCTATGATCCTGTACTCGGTCGATTCCTGAATCCAGATAAATACGTACAGGAAGGTGACAATAGCCAGAACTATAACAGCTATAGTTATTGTCTGAATAATCCTCTCAAATATGCCGATTCTAGCGGTGATGTATTTGTCCTTGACGATTTTATCGCAATAACTGCAATGGGCGCAATGATGGGTGCCATGAATGCGGCTATGTCAGATAAGCCAATATGGAGAGGAGCCTTGCTAGGGGGACTTAGCGCAGCAGCAACTTATGGAATAGGCTCAATTTTTAATGGCGTTGGAACTTTTGGACATGAACTGTTGAGAGCTGGTGCACATGGCTTATCTAGTGGTGTCTTTAATGCTTTAAATGGAGATAATTTCTGGAATGGATTAATTTCAGGAGCAGCTTCTTCAGGAATAGGGTCTTATGCACAAAGCATAAACTTAAACTCTGGACTTATGGTAGCTTCCACTACGGCAATGGGTGGAATCGTTGCATGGGCTACAGGAGGTGACTTCCTGCAAGGAGCAATGCAGGGGATGACCATAGGACTTTTTAATCATGCAATGCACAATGAGAATATAAATGGAGAAAATGATTATTCTGAGTACTCTGACTATTTGTCCGGTGGTCCTAAAAAACGTGTTGTAAAATTAAAAGAAGTAGTAGTTCTTGGAAAGAATAATGCCCCTCATGAAAAGCCTTTAGAACTAGTGTATCCAGAGTTTTATATTCTGTTCTCTGGAAAAGCAATAGCAAATGGCGTGGCAGGCATGATAAAAAGCGGATTGGGTTTATTCCACAAATTTAGCAAATTGCAAAATAGAACAGTTCAATTTGGTAATAACCCTAACCAAGTGCATCATACATTTAGACATGTAGATGATATGGGTCTTAACAGAAACATGGTGCGAAGTTCCGTTATAAATGATTTGAAACGTATAAGTAATATTCCTGTAGGTAAACCAGTGAATAGAATAATAAATGTGTCAGGTGACAAACTTCAATATACTGTATTCAAAAGGTTGGAGAATGGTGAATATATTTATAATATAGGTCGGATTCATGGAATATAA
- a CDS encoding transposase — protein MKLCKAAFSAEDGAKLNKSIQTNVMEMLFLLMVIPRKCNFTQMGRYGKRGEQCYRQTAERSVNWLEINMWLSAFAFKQGKGLNAIVIDPSFIKKAGKHTPYVGTFWSGCAGAVKHGLEILGIGVIDVDLHECMMLKAVQTTLEKGEEKKEMSLYDWYTKVLEDDKVTLQRICKVLVADSAFSKRPFIDKVMKMGFHVVSRLRHDAALFYTWDGEPTGKPGRPRIKGDKIDVRNIDISKGNELDLGETKGKAYALKAWCKSLHRVVSIVIHELPNGVRRLYFSTDESMSGRDVMEYYTTRFQEEFCFRDAKQFLGLTDCQARDKRKLEFAFNSSFTALNVTKIMCKELGTSIGRLKAQMVNAYYAQRIIDVFEKNPNTPLNKERINDIFSFAADAA, from the coding sequence ATGAAGCTCTGCAAAGCAGCATTTAGTGCTGAAGATGGAGCAAAGTTAAACAAAAGTATTCAAACAAACGTCATGGAAATGCTTTTTCTTTTGATGGTCATCCCAAGGAAATGTAATTTTACGCAGATGGGACGCTATGGAAAGCGTGGCGAACAATGCTATCGGCAGACGGCAGAGCGCAGCGTGAACTGGCTCGAAATAAATATGTGGCTGAGTGCTTTCGCCTTCAAGCAGGGTAAAGGGCTCAATGCCATCGTTATTGATCCAAGCTTCATCAAGAAGGCTGGGAAGCATACCCCATACGTGGGTACGTTTTGGTCGGGCTGTGCAGGTGCGGTAAAGCACGGTCTTGAGATCCTCGGCATCGGTGTGATAGACGTGGACTTGCATGAGTGTATGATGCTCAAGGCTGTGCAGACCACATTGGAAAAAGGGGAGGAGAAAAAAGAGATGAGTCTATACGACTGGTATACCAAGGTGTTGGAGGACGACAAGGTAACCTTACAGCGTATTTGCAAGGTTCTTGTCGCTGACTCAGCCTTCTCCAAAAGACCTTTCATCGACAAGGTAATGAAGATGGGCTTCCATGTTGTGAGCCGCTTGCGTCATGACGCAGCCTTGTTCTACACATGGGATGGGGAACCCACGGGAAAGCCCGGCCGTCCTCGTATCAAAGGTGACAAGATTGACGTAAGGAACATCGACATATCCAAAGGCAATGAGCTTGATTTAGGAGAGACCAAAGGCAAAGCCTATGCGCTCAAGGCGTGGTGCAAGTCCTTGCATAGGGTCGTGTCGATTGTCATCCACGAGTTGCCCAACGGTGTCCGCCGTTTGTACTTCTCTACGGATGAGAGCATGAGTGGACGCGATGTGATGGAGTACTATACCACACGTTTCCAAGAGGAGTTTTGCTTTCGCGACGCAAAGCAATTCCTCGGTCTTACCGATTGTCAGGCACGCGACAAGAGAAAACTTGAATTTGCTTTCAACTCTTCATTCACAGCACTCAATGTGACCAAAATCATGTGCAAGGAACTTGGCACGTCCATCGGTCGACTTAAAGCGCAGATGGTCAATGCCTACTATGCACAACGAATTATTGACGTGTTCGAGAAGAACCCGAACACGCCATTAAATAAAGAAAGGATAAATGATATATTTAGTTTCGCTGCTGATGCAGCATAA
- a CDS encoding bifunctional riboflavin kinase/FAD synthetase, with amino-acid sequence MNTIYIKRGEEYELVEQVATIGFFDGVHRGHQFLISRVIDEAKRSGMASAVITFDRHPRQVLQADYQPELLSTLDEKLLLLSKTHIDNSFVLHFDTSLAALSAHDFMQEVLCKQLNVKKLIIGYDNRFGHNRSETFEDYVQYGKEMGIEVIRADAFLPNDEKVSSSIIRNDLRTGNIEAANRLLGYPYTIESRIVSGYQNGRKMGFPTANLDVNGCQQLLPASGVYAVMVRLKDSVGWKRGMMNIGHRPTFNGTTTSIEVNLFNFTGNLYGQELLVSFISKIRDEHKFDSLEALAQQLKQDKEQINRLFDETYHIQENIINTP; translated from the coding sequence TTGAATACTATATATATTAAGCGAGGCGAGGAGTATGAACTTGTAGAGCAAGTTGCAACCATAGGGTTCTTTGATGGTGTGCATCGTGGACATCAGTTCCTGATTAGTCGTGTCATTGACGAGGCTAAACGGTCAGGAATGGCGTCGGCAGTCATCACCTTCGACCGACATCCGCGTCAGGTACTGCAGGCTGACTACCAACCAGAACTGCTGTCAACACTCGATGAGAAGCTACTTCTGCTCTCAAAGACACATATTGACAATAGTTTCGTACTGCATTTCGATACTTCGTTGGCTGCGCTCTCAGCTCATGACTTCATGCAAGAGGTGTTATGCAAACAGCTGAACGTAAAGAAGCTCATCATAGGTTACGACAACCGCTTCGGACATAACCGCTCTGAGACTTTTGAAGACTATGTCCAGTATGGCAAGGAAATGGGTATTGAGGTCATTCGTGCCGATGCCTTCCTGCCAAATGATGAGAAAGTGAGTTCTTCTATCATCAGAAACGACCTTCGCACGGGCAATATTGAGGCTGCCAACCGCCTTTTAGGCTATCCTTATACGATAGAGAGTCGCATCGTGAGTGGCTATCAGAATGGGCGCAAGATGGGTTTCCCTACAGCCAATCTCGATGTGAATGGTTGCCAACAGCTGCTCCCTGCAAGTGGTGTCTATGCGGTCATGGTGCGCTTGAAAGATTCTGTTGGATGGAAGCGAGGGATGATGAACATTGGGCATCGGCCTACTTTCAATGGCACAACCACCTCGATAGAGGTCAATCTCTTTAATTTCACAGGAAATCTCTATGGACAGGAACTCCTTGTAAGTTTCATTAGTAAGATCAGAGACGAGCATAAGTTTGACTCTTTAGAAGCCTTGGCACAACAGCTGAAGCAAGACAAAGAGCAAATCAATCGCTTGTTTGATGAGACTTATCACATACAAGAGAATATTATTAATACACCCTAA
- a CDS encoding CPBP family intramembrane glutamic endopeptidase: MNNKNVLSATLYVILFVSLFILIQSLSFKGGKQLVSLLGGTEAADGDYLTKNGETLAITAVISSLATLILFIATKWAPVSGNYLKTRPWAVLMWSALIALGSILPLQFLAEKINLTMPAGTEEMFESIMKVSWGYVALGMMVPIAEEIVFRGAILRVLQNALGERKRWIAIVISALIFGIVHFNLAQGLHAFLIGLLLGWLYSKTGSILPGFVFHWVNNTVAYLMFNLMPQMNDGKLIDFFHGNDRMMYGGLFFSLCIFVPSLLQLIGRMPKGNK, encoded by the coding sequence ATGAACAATAAAAACGTTTTGAGCGCAACGCTCTATGTCATCTTATTTGTTTCACTTTTCATCTTGATACAAAGTCTTTCTTTCAAGGGAGGTAAGCAACTTGTAAGCCTACTTGGAGGGACAGAGGCTGCTGATGGGGATTATCTGACTAAAAATGGTGAGACTCTTGCCATAACGGCAGTCATCAGTAGTCTTGCAACTTTAATTCTTTTCATCGCTACAAAGTGGGCACCTGTATCTGGTAACTATTTGAAGACGCGTCCTTGGGCTGTCCTCATGTGGTCGGCTCTCATAGCTTTAGGTTCGATACTCCCGCTGCAATTCCTTGCCGAGAAGATTAATCTAACGATGCCAGCGGGCACAGAAGAGATGTTTGAAAGTATCATGAAGGTGTCTTGGGGCTATGTAGCCTTAGGAATGATGGTGCCTATTGCTGAGGAGATCGTCTTCCGTGGCGCTATTCTACGCGTACTACAAAACGCATTAGGCGAACGCAAACGATGGATAGCCATTGTCATTTCAGCCCTCATCTTTGGTATTGTCCATTTTAATTTAGCACAGGGCTTACACGCTTTCTTGATTGGTCTGCTATTGGGTTGGCTCTATTCGAAAACGGGTAGTATTCTGCCAGGCTTCGTATTTCATTGGGTGAACAATACGGTGGCTTATCTTATGTTCAACCTCATGCCACAGATGAACGATGGCAAACTCATCGACTTCTTCCACGGCAACGACCGCATGATGTACGGAGGTCTGTTCTTCTCGCTCTGTATCTTTGTTCCTTCGTTGCTGCAGTTAATAGGAAGGATGCCAAAGGGGAATAAATAA
- a CDS encoding heavy-metal-associated domain-containing protein: MKKAIFTMLMLMVAMIATAKDIKTVIFTTTPQMHCANCEAKVKNNLRFAKGVKEIKTSVEEQKVYVTYDAQKTNEEKLQKAFEKFGYKAEKTTKEAKIPVHENEECENM, from the coding sequence ATGAAAAAAGCTATTTTCACAATGCTGATGCTCATGGTAGCCATGATTGCAACAGCCAAAGACATTAAGACAGTTATCTTCACAACTACTCCACAGATGCACTGCGCTAACTGTGAGGCGAAAGTAAAGAACAACCTCCGCTTTGCAAAGGGTGTGAAGGAGATTAAGACAAGTGTTGAAGAGCAGAAAGTTTATGTAACCTACGATGCTCAGAAGACCAATGAGGAGAAGCTTCAAAAGGCTTTTGAAAAGTTCGGTTATAAGGCAGAAAAGACTACAAAGGAGGCTAAAATCCCTGTTCATGAGAACGAGGAGTGCGAGAATATGTAA
- a CDS encoding TonB-dependent receptor plug domain-containing protein yields the protein MNKIIYLAGLTLLSVLPATAQETAVDTTATLKDQTLSDVTVTARKASVRSLSGAINGKDILRDELFKAACCNLGESFVNNASVDVNYSDATTGAKQIKLLGLSGTYVQMLTENLPNFRGAALPYGLGYVPGSWMKSMQVSKGNTSVKNGYEAMTGQINVEYVKPEDPTGMTVNLYGNTVGRFEANADGNIHINGNKNLSTEILAHYENNWLHHDGNGDGFQDAPKVRQYNLQNRWFWKKGDYILHAGLSLLKEDRVSGQTPHAAATNPYRIDIGTDRYEAYMKHAFVLNKEHATNIALMGNVSMHKQEAQYGIKQYDVNEKNAYASLMFETNFTDEHNLSAGLSLNHDYLHQTLTLPATAVPSDYGNIFPLTRGIESETTPGAYVQYTYNLHSRFIAMAGLRVDHSNVYGTFFTPRFHLKWVPADFLTLRLSAGKGYRSPHALAENNYLMASGRRLIIDKLDQEAAWNYGASLNFLIPIGSKMLKINTDYYYTHFLSQMLIDYDSNPQELHITNLNGKSFSHTFQIEASYPLFKGLELGAAYRYNLVKSTYGGKLMWKPLQSRYKGLLTLSYKTPLGVWQFDATAALNGGGRMPESYTLASGERSWAGSYKAYGQLSGQVTRYFRHFSLYIGGENLTNYKQKNPIIGYQNPWANSFEPTMVYGPVEGAMAYVGIRLNLGKRQ from the coding sequence ATGAATAAAATTATATATTTAGCAGGACTGACCTTGCTGTCTGTCCTACCTGCTACCGCACAGGAAACTGCTGTCGACACGACCGCAACCCTTAAAGATCAGACGCTCTCTGACGTGACTGTCACCGCAAGAAAGGCATCAGTGAGATCGCTCTCTGGCGCCATCAACGGTAAAGACATCCTACGTGACGAACTCTTCAAGGCTGCTTGCTGTAACCTTGGTGAGAGCTTTGTCAACAATGCTTCGGTAGATGTAAACTACTCAGATGCGACAACGGGGGCCAAACAAATTAAGCTTCTCGGTCTTAGTGGTACGTATGTTCAGATGCTGACCGAGAACCTTCCTAACTTCCGTGGTGCTGCCCTCCCTTACGGTTTGGGCTATGTTCCAGGCAGTTGGATGAAGAGTATGCAGGTGAGTAAGGGTAATACATCCGTCAAGAATGGCTACGAAGCGATGACAGGTCAGATCAATGTGGAATACGTTAAACCTGAAGATCCAACAGGTATGACCGTCAACCTCTATGGCAATACGGTGGGAAGATTCGAGGCAAATGCGGATGGTAATATTCATATCAATGGTAACAAGAACCTCAGTACGGAAATCCTTGCCCACTATGAGAACAACTGGCTACATCATGATGGCAACGGAGACGGATTCCAAGATGCCCCAAAGGTGAGACAATACAACCTGCAGAACCGTTGGTTTTGGAAGAAGGGCGATTATATCTTACATGCTGGTTTGTCGCTGTTGAAGGAAGATCGCGTGAGTGGTCAGACTCCTCATGCTGCTGCAACGAATCCTTATCGCATTGATATCGGCACCGACCGCTACGAGGCTTATATGAAACATGCCTTTGTTCTCAATAAGGAACACGCCACAAACATCGCTTTGATGGGTAATGTCTCTATGCACAAGCAGGAGGCACAATATGGTATTAAGCAGTATGATGTCAATGAAAAGAATGCTTATGCATCACTCATGTTTGAGACAAACTTCACCGATGAGCACAATCTCTCTGCTGGTTTGAGTCTCAACCATGATTATTTGCATCAGACTCTGACCCTACCTGCAACGGCTGTGCCTTCTGATTACGGTAATATCTTCCCGCTCACGCGTGGTATTGAGAGTGAGACAACACCGGGCGCATACGTTCAGTACACCTATAATCTGCACAGTCGCTTCATCGCTATGGCAGGATTGCGCGTCGACCATAGCAATGTTTACGGTACGTTCTTCACTCCTCGCTTCCACTTGAAATGGGTGCCAGCCGACTTCCTGACCCTCCGCCTCTCTGCAGGTAAGGGCTATCGCAGTCCACACGCATTGGCTGAGAACAACTACCTCATGGCTTCGGGCCGCCGACTCATCATCGATAAGCTCGATCAAGAGGCTGCATGGAACTATGGTGCGAGTCTTAATTTCCTGATTCCAATAGGAAGTAAGATGCTGAAAATCAATACTGATTACTATTATACGCACTTCCTTTCACAGATGTTGATAGACTATGACAGTAATCCACAGGAGCTGCATATCACAAATCTCAATGGAAAGAGCTTCTCGCATACCTTCCAAATCGAAGCTTCTTATCCTTTGTTCAAGGGTCTTGAGCTGGGAGCAGCCTACCGATATAACCTCGTTAAGTCGACGTATGGAGGAAAACTGATGTGGAAACCACTGCAGAGTCGTTACAAAGGACTCTTAACGCTCAGCTATAAAACACCTTTAGGAGTCTGGCAGTTTGATGCTACTGCAGCCTTGAACGGAGGTGGTAGAATGCCAGAATCTTACACCTTAGCATCGGGCGAACGCTCATGGGCAGGCAGCTATAAGGCCTACGGACAGCTTAGCGGTCAGGTGACACGCTACTTCCGCCACTTCTCGCTTTACATAGGTGGGGAAAACCTTACCAATTATAAGCAGAAGAACCCTATCATTGGTTATCAAAATCCGTGGGCTAACAGCTTCGAACCAACAATGGTCTATGGTCCTGTCGAGGGTGCAATGGCATACGTTGGTATCCGTCTGAACCTCGGTAAACGACAGTAA
- a CDS encoding GH25 family lysozyme has translation MFNYRPSRRTLYVGGGILLILLLIYIVFRCLPPSQEEVDKSAVAIRQEAYYTLEADGKPLAYFADYVDSAFVGGSINKDSIHTRSMTQRGYWVNRLPVVPSCHGRILIRWNYKPLIIVNLKGKGVLRLIRQTMAQMDSELDGLQTKRNEMGYYLRVHSVQDYGYNKIAEYHTEVVQQMDSLRRMMKVLDSLSTSSAQLRIRQQNRYAIQTSSKKAKPTVCNRLEIDKKNDCVLLQTESKRTPIRLITRLQKSGAIDALNTYYKTHAATISSLAKGICIAGGRYEGESKKNVPNGYGKYYGDDGSFYDGHWKDGKRDGFGIYVAPHEYLQVGEWKADVFKGERLTYTPDRIYGIDLSRHQHEKNNKVYHIYWNKLRITDLGTLSTKTIKGNVDYPVSFAYVKSTEGCTVLNTYYEADYKAARAHGIRTGTYHFFSTMSPGAAQAAYFLKCSKFNKGDLPPVLDVEPTDAQIVAMGGAEVMFRNIRAWMSLVQKRTGKRPILYISQTFANTYMPLAPDLGDNYHIWIARYGEYKPNFKLAYWQLSPDGKVRGIHGDVDINVFNGYRNQYEEFLKRHCF, from the coding sequence ATGTTCAACTACCGCCCTTCAAGGCGAACCCTGTATGTAGGAGGGGGCATTTTGCTTATCCTTCTACTCATATATATTGTCTTTCGTTGTCTGCCTCCTTCACAAGAGGAGGTGGATAAGAGTGCTGTGGCTATCCGTCAGGAGGCGTATTACACGTTAGAGGCTGATGGTAAGCCCCTTGCATACTTTGCTGATTATGTCGATTCGGCGTTTGTGGGTGGCTCTATCAATAAGGATTCGATTCATACACGCAGCATGACGCAACGCGGTTATTGGGTGAACCGACTGCCTGTAGTGCCTTCTTGCCACGGGCGTATTCTCATTCGGTGGAATTACAAACCCTTAATAATCGTCAACTTGAAAGGAAAAGGGGTGCTAAGGCTTATTCGTCAGACGATGGCCCAAATGGATTCGGAGTTAGACGGATTGCAAACGAAGCGCAACGAGATGGGTTATTATCTTCGTGTACATAGCGTTCAGGATTACGGATATAACAAGATTGCGGAATATCATACTGAGGTAGTGCAGCAGATGGATTCGCTTCGTCGGATGATGAAGGTGTTGGATTCTCTCTCTACTTCTTCTGCCCAGCTGCGCATTAGACAGCAAAATCGCTATGCTATTCAGACTTCCTCTAAGAAGGCAAAACCTACAGTTTGCAACCGATTGGAAATAGATAAGAAGAATGATTGCGTACTCTTGCAAACCGAAAGTAAAAGAACGCCAATTCGCTTGATTACTCGCTTGCAGAAAAGTGGGGCGATAGACGCACTGAACACATACTATAAGACCCACGCAGCAACTATCAGCAGCCTTGCAAAGGGCATTTGTATTGCTGGCGGACGATATGAGGGTGAGAGTAAGAAGAACGTTCCGAATGGTTATGGAAAGTACTATGGCGATGATGGCAGCTTCTATGACGGACATTGGAAGGACGGAAAACGCGACGGATTTGGCATCTATGTTGCACCACACGAGTATCTACAAGTGGGTGAATGGAAAGCGGATGTGTTTAAAGGTGAACGCCTTACATATACTCCCGACCGTATCTACGGCATCGACCTCTCACGTCATCAGCACGAGAAGAATAATAAGGTGTATCACATCTATTGGAACAAACTGCGCATTACCGACCTCGGTACGCTGAGTACGAAGACTATCAAGGGAAATGTAGATTATCCTGTTTCCTTCGCTTACGTGAAGTCTACGGAGGGTTGTACGGTGCTAAACACTTATTACGAGGCTGATTATAAGGCAGCACGTGCGCATGGTATTCGAACAGGTACCTATCATTTCTTTTCTACCATGTCACCAGGTGCAGCGCAAGCAGCCTATTTCCTCAAGTGTAGTAAGTTTAACAAGGGCGACCTACCCCCAGTCTTAGACGTTGAGCCGACCGATGCACAGATTGTTGCGATGGGTGGAGCTGAGGTGATGTTCCGCAATATTCGTGCGTGGATGAGCCTTGTGCAGAAGCGAACAGGTAAACGTCCTATCCTTTATATCAGTCAGACTTTTGCCAATACTTACATGCCATTGGCACCCGATTTGGGCGACAACTATCACATATGGATAGCCCGTTATGGCGAATATAAGCCCAACTTCAAGTTAGCTTACTGGCAGTTAAGTCCTGATGGTAAGGTGCGTGGTATCCATGGCGATGTCGATATCAACGTCTTCAATGGCTATCGCAATCAGTATGAGGAGTTCCTTAAACGCCATTGCTTCTAA
- a CDS encoding helix-turn-helix domain-containing protein: MMILKDFDLAYSTDIHMIEDERFSHCIFHIICMGGEGSFVYNESCFHINKNDLIVISRPDEVKNIAVTNDFRIECFAANTHFLRNSLPPNNYSIRGSMSLYQDPVIPLSVENTEKIIGDIRRLRDRLGEKDAIFYREIMKSLCLTMIYDIFEFHTIYYRNQEHVDHANYVVNEFLRMLSTGITRTQRDATYFAEQLHVSLKYLSRVVKRTTGETITSYIDRATIPILRKYLDDERLSLTQISDIMNFTSLSYFSRYCSKHLGMTPSKYRSSKV; the protein is encoded by the coding sequence ATGATGATATTAAAGGACTTCGACCTTGCTTATTCAACCGATATCCACATGATAGAGGATGAGCGGTTTTCTCACTGCATTTTTCATATTATCTGCATGGGTGGGGAGGGTAGCTTCGTCTATAACGAGTCGTGTTTTCACATCAATAAGAATGACCTTATCGTTATAAGTCGCCCTGACGAGGTAAAGAATATTGCCGTCACAAACGATTTCCGAATAGAGTGTTTCGCTGCTAATACTCACTTTCTTAGAAATTCACTTCCCCCAAACAATTACAGCATCAGAGGAAGTATGAGTCTTTATCAAGACCCTGTTATCCCCCTATCTGTCGAGAATACGGAGAAAATCATCGGTGATATTCGACGACTTCGTGACAGACTCGGAGAGAAAGATGCTATCTTTTATCGTGAAATCATGAAAAGTCTGTGCCTTACGATGATATATGATATCTTTGAATTTCACACTATCTATTATCGTAATCAGGAGCACGTAGACCATGCCAATTATGTTGTCAACGAATTTCTAAGGATGCTTTCCACTGGTATTACACGTACACAGCGGGACGCAACCTATTTTGCTGAGCAGCTGCATGTGTCTTTGAAGTATCTTTCACGTGTTGTCAAGCGTACCACAGGAGAAACAATTACCTCTTATATCGACCGTGCCACCATCCCCATACTGCGTAAATATCTTGATGACGAAAGGCTCTCACTGACGCAAATCAGTGATATCATGAATTTTACTTCCCTTTCCTATTTCAGCCGATACTGCTCTAAACACTTAGGAATGACGCCAAGTAAATATAGAAGTTCTAAGGTATAA
- a CDS encoding aldo/keto reductase, whose protein sequence is METIKLSNGVEMPLLGYGVFLVSPDECERSVSEALKVGYRLIDTAQIYGNEEGVGRAWRKSGLRRDELFLVTKVWPSNAGEEKAAASIEESLRKLDTDYIDLLLIHQQYGDIYGTWRAMEKAYRSGKVRAIGVSNFQAGRFFEFAHYVDVKPMINQLQCNVMAQQNDIVPVLNETDTKMMAWGPLGGEGVDGIVQNEVLAAIGKKYGKSAAQVALRWLTQRGIVAIPKSVHVERMQQNFDIFDFSLTADEMTEVAALNQQDAGFIDFNSLSFVKYLIEKYG, encoded by the coding sequence ATGGAAACAATCAAATTAAGCAACGGAGTTGAGATGCCTCTTTTGGGCTATGGAGTATTTTTGGTAAGTCCTGACGAGTGCGAACGCAGTGTGAGTGAGGCTCTGAAAGTAGGCTATCGCCTTATTGACACCGCCCAGATTTATGGTAATGAAGAGGGTGTCGGACGTGCTTGGCGCAAGAGTGGACTTAGACGTGACGAGCTTTTCCTCGTAACTAAGGTGTGGCCTTCTAATGCAGGAGAGGAGAAGGCTGCTGCAAGCATTGAAGAGAGTCTGCGTAAACTTGATACAGACTATATTGACCTTCTGCTCATTCATCAGCAATATGGCGATATCTATGGTACATGGCGAGCTATGGAGAAAGCCTATCGTAGCGGTAAGGTGAGAGCTATCGGTGTGTCTAACTTTCAGGCAGGACGCTTCTTCGAGTTTGCTCATTATGTAGATGTAAAGCCAATGATCAATCAGTTGCAGTGTAACGTTATGGCACAGCAGAATGATATTGTGCCAGTCTTGAATGAAACCGATACAAAGATGATGGCATGGGGACCACTTGGCGGAGAAGGTGTAGATGGTATTGTACAGAATGAAGTATTGGCTGCGATAGGTAAGAAATATGGTAAGTCTGCTGCACAGGTGGCACTCCGTTGGCTTACTCAGCGAGGTATTGTAGCCATTCCAAAGAGTGTACACGTAGAGCGTATGCAGCAGAATTTTGATATCTTCGACTTCAGTCTTACCGCTGATGAAATGACAGAGGTGGCAGCGCTTAACCAGCAAGATGCAGGATTTATCGACTTCAATAGCCTTTCTTTTGTCAAGTATCTTATTGAAAAATACGGATAA